Below is a window of Campylobacter canadensis DNA.
ATGCTTATTGGGATTATTTTTTAGATAAAAATATCTTTCATGAAAAAATTCCTACTGAAATAAAAGAATTAATAACATATTTAATTAAAATTTATAACATGAAAAATAGTAATATAATAGCGTTTATAGATTATTTGCCAAAGTATAAAAGTATAATTGCTGAGCTTGAAGAATTCTACAAAAATAAATGCATAGCAAGAGTTCAAATAGATAAAAATGAAGTATCAAGATATGAATATGTAGAATGCACTAATTCTGATTATGAATATATATGCGATTATCCTGATATAAAGGATAAAGCTTGGGCTAAATTTAAATACTTTGCTTACATAAAAGATAGGAATAATAATAAAAAAATAGCTCAGAGTATATTTACTTATAAAACCGGCAAACCTTTTCTTTTATATAGCACAATAGCTGAAGTTACTGCCCCACCTGAAGTTCTTTATGGTTCTACAAAATTATGCAATAAAAACATAAATGTTGGTGTTTATTCAGATAGCGAATGTCGCAATATATTTATAGAAAATTTTATTAATGATAAGGAGCTAAGAAATGAGTGATTTTTCTAAATTAAAAGCATATAGTGAGATAAAGTTATAAATATATTTAAGTCTTTATTTTAGATTTTATATAATTTATAAAAAATTTAACTTATTATTAAAATTAGCATAAAAAGTAACAAATTATAAAAAATAATAAAGATTTTTAATATTTTTATTTAAATTAATGCTATAATAAGAAAAATAACAAAGGAAAATAAATGTTTAAAAAACTTGGATTATCACTTATGTTAGTTTCATTATTAAGTGCTGGATTATTTGATATATTTCATAAAGATAAAATACCAAAAACTCCCATATATACTTTATTTGATTTAAGCAAAAAAGGATCTAAAATTGAAATACTCTTTAAGCCACAAAGAAAAGATATAGGAGAGCATGTAGGATTTTATGCTTTTTATCCTTTGCGTTTTAAATATGGTGAAGTAGGTAAGGATTTTTATTCAGTTGATTTATACGATAAAAAAACAGAAAGCAATATACGAGATAATCCTTATTATCCACTTGCACTTGATATTAAAATATATGAACTTACTAAAGATGGTGATGAGATATTGGTATTTGATAAAATCGCTACGCCAAATGCAAATACAAATGTAGACAGTCTTAGAACTATGAGTATAAAAAATGAAAAAGTTTTTATGGCGGTAAGATATCTTGGATTTTATTTTATACCTGAGAATAAAACTTATAAAGCAGTCATTACAAATCTAATAGATGATGATAATATAAAGGGTGATTTTACAAAAATTGCAATTACAGTTTATAGAAGAAAAGTTTAATATAAAATGATGCACCCCCCCCCATCATCTTTAACTTTTATTTTTATACAATTATTTAATTTACATTAATTTATTTTACTAATATCATATAAAATATTTAAAAAACATAAAATAAAAATAAAGGTTAAGTAACAATATCTATGCTAAGCATTAAAAAATATAATAATAATTTCATAAATTCATTTCTTATTTATTCTTTTTATACAAAAGATATCAACAAACAAGATATTAATAAACAAGATATCAACAAGCAAGATATTAATACAAAATCTATCAAAAAACTAACTATCAATACAACAAGTATCAATAAAATAAAAAACACAAATATAAGCAAAGTTTTAAACACAAACAAAGGCAAGTATAAAGACTTAAATAAGGTTTTAAATAACAAAGCAAACAACTTCACACATAACAAACAAGCATATACCCTTTTAGAATTAGTTATAGTTATTGTAATAATAGCAATCTTATCAAGTGTTGCATTATCTAAAATACATAGTATTAATAGCTTAGAAGAAAGTGCAAGAGCTTTGATGAATGATATTAAGTATGCACAAATAAATGCTTTAAGTTATGATTTTTATGATGGAGCAAATAATGATGATTATAAGAAAAAATATTTTAGACTTAGGTTTCATTGTATAGCAAATACTTATAATGCAAAATACAAAAAATATATTTGTTCTAAAAATAAAGAAATAGGCTATACAATCTTTGCAGACAAAGCTGGTAAGTCAAGTTCTAATCCTGATAAAAATGAAATAGTAAAAGATTATATAAATAAAAGCTTATTAATAGCAGCTCCTTTTAGTGGAGTTAGTATAGATAAAAGCTTATTTACCCCAAGAGCTAATTTAAGTAAAAGTGCAAATATTATTAAAGCTGCTTTTTATTATTATGATAATAAAGCAAAAATTAAAAAAACTAGTACGATTTATTTTAATGAATTTGGTAATTTATCAAGTAATATATATGATTTTAATAGTATTCAGCACTATTATATAAAACTTTCAAGCAAGGATGATTATATTTGCATAAAGCTTAATTACATAGGTTTTTCTAAAATAGTAGATAAAAGCGAATGTATTAATTTTAATTAAGCTAATTTAGATTGTTTTTAATTTATTTAACACACTGCTTAATCCGTTCTTTAATGTAAAAATACTACTTGCTAAAGAATATAGCTTTTTGCCAAACTAACAATTAAGACTTACAATAATCAATATATTTTAGATAAATAATTTGGTTAGAGAAATTAAAGAAGTGCAGTAAGCAAAAGATAAATAAGAAGAAATTGTGTTTCAAACCATGTTTTGCTAGAATTAGGTTTGAAAGATTGGCATCGTTGGCACCGATTCAGCACTCGAAACGTTTCAAACCATGTTTTGCTAGAATTAGGTTTGAAAGTCTTCTAAAATTGAAGTTTCAAGTAGCTTCATCTCGTTTCAAACCATGTTTTGCTAGAATTAGGTTTGAAAGCAAAATTTGCGATATAATGACGATAATGAACTGAAGTTTCAAACCATGTTTTGCTAGAATTAGGTTTGAAAGCGATAAACCGAATTGTCTGCATCTTTAAATGCTAGGTTTCAAACCATGTTTTGCTAGAATTAGGTTTGAAAGTATGAAGTTGGAAAAAGATGTTTAATTCGTACTACGTTTCAAACCATGTTTTGCTAGAATTAGGTTTGAAAGATCAACGTTAATTAAATATTCGTTATTAACATATGAGTTTCAAACCATGTTTTGCTAGAATTAGGTTTGAAAGCATCCTTTCTTCAAGTGGTTTATCTATTACCACAACGTTTCAAACCATGTTTTGCTAGAATTAGGTTTGAAAGAATTCTTCATTAGAGAAATCAGCATTTAAAGTATTGTTTCAAACCATGTTTTGCTAGAATTAGGTTTGAAAGCGAGCATTCTGACTGTCTTCAAAACCCCAATCTTTGTTTCAAACCATGTTTTGCTAGAATTAGGTTTGAAAGCAGCAAATCGTGGCTGGTGGTGTGCTAGAGCTTGAGTTTCAAACCATGTTTTGCTAGAATTAGGTTTGAAAGGTTTTCTTTTAAAAATTTTGGTAAGCTTTTTTTGTAGTTTCAAACCATGTTTTGCTAGAATTAGGTTTGAAAGTAAGTGCTTACATAACTTTTTGGAAAAATATTTTTAAGTTTCAAACCATGTTTTGCTAGAATTAGGTTTGAAAGCATCCTTTCTTCAAGTGGTTTATCTATTACCACAACGTTTCAAACCATGTTTTGCTAGAATTAGGTTTGAAAGCAAGATTTAATCTTGTTAATTTTTGCAGCGACTTTAGTTTCAAACCATGTTTTGCTAGAATTAGGTTTGAAAGAACAAGGAACATAAGTCTCTTGTAGTTAGCAAATCGTTTCAAACCATGTTTTGCTAGAATTAGGTTTGAAAGAAAGCTATTGGTGGTGGCATTCCTAATCCTATAAAGTTTCAAACCATGTTTTGCTAGAATTAGGTTTGAAAGAGCTATTAATAAACAAATTAATATTAAAAAAGATATGTTTCAAACCATGTTTTGCTAGAATTAGGTTTGAAAGTTCTTTACTTCTAGTTTCGCCAACAATAATTCTGTCGTTTCAAACCATGTTTTGCTAGAATTAGGTTTGAAAGCAATATCAAAGAAGACAAGGCAATGTTTGTTTGTGTGTTTCAAACCATGTTTTGCTAGAATTAGGTTTGAAAGTAGCCAATTATAGAGACTACTTCTTTAGCTGTTTGGTTTCAAACCATGTTTTGCTAGAATTAGGTTTGAAAGATTAAAACTCCGCATTCAAGACCAGCGTGAATGCTTGGTTTCAAACCATGTTTTGCTAGAATTAGGTTTGAAAGAGCTAGATAAACTTGTCTAGCTTGTAAGGATTTGAGCTAACTTAAAGTTTGCTTATTTTTCCACTTTGAAAATTTCGGCAAAAAACAGCCGTTTTGTGGAAAAATAAGAAAAATTTAAGCTTATGGTTAAGAATTTTAGCCTAATATATCAACTCAAACCTAATTCTAGCAAAATATTTAAGAGTTTGAAATCACCACAAGGTTGGTAAAATATCGGGCAACTGGCTTAGCCACCCCGATAAATCTTATTAGTTAATCTTTGCTAAATAAAATTCCATTAAAACATAAATTTAGGAGAAATCATGAAAACTCACATTAGTATAGATATGGGAGCGAAAAATAATGGGGTGTTTTTAGCTCATACAAAAGATGGCAAGATTATAGATAAAACTGCTACGAATTATATCTTTGAACCATCTTCTATAAATTTTTTAAAAAAAGATAGAACCAAGAAAAGACATCAAAGAAGAGGTTTTAAAAGAACAAGACTAGCTAGAAGGCTTTTAGATGAAATAATCAAAAAACTTAAAAAGCAAGATTTAAGTCAAGCTGAATACGAGTTATTATACGGATTGCTTAAAAATCGTGGGTTTAATTATATAAATATAGAATTTGAAAATGATTTGAGTGATGAGAGTTTGGAGATTTTAAACGAAATTGATGCTTATGAGTTTAAAAACTGCGTTAGTAAAAACGATTATGAGTTAAGGCTTTCTGAGATTGCTAATGAATATGACATAGATGAGTTTTGCGAGTTTTTGGCTAAACAAGTAGCGTTGATAACTCAAAAAGATGAAAATGACAAAGATATTTATAAGATAGCTGATAAAAAATCAATTTTACAAATGTTTGAAGCTTTAAGAAATGAAATGCTTAAAAACAATAAGCATAGAGAAAGATACCTAAAAGATATAAAAGAGCTTTGTCAAGGTGTGGAATTTAAAAGCGTAATTTCAAAGCTTAACATAAGCGTTAATGAGTTTGCTAACATTATCGGCAATATTTCAAACTATCAAACAAGGGTTTTAAGAAGGTATTTTAATAATAAATTTGATGATAATTTTGATGATGAAAAGCTAAGACTACAAAGCATAAAAAATATAAATTTTCTTAGCTATCAAGGCAAAACCGAGCTAGAAAATAAACGCATAATGCTAGAAAATCTAAAAAACTCAAGCTATGAATATCTATGCAAAAACGACCCAAAAACAAGCATTCCACCATATGAGAGAATGAATAATAAATCTTTGCAAACTTGTAATGTCTTAATCTTAAAAGATAATCTTAGCAAAAGTCTAAAAACTTGCTTAAAACATATCCTAGAAAATCCAAATTTTTCAAGCCTTACTATGGATGAAAATGGCGTTATCAAAGAATATAATGCACTTGATGAAAATGAATTAAAAGTAGTTTTTCAAAGATTTTTAGATATATCTAAAGGATATTTAGAAGATATTAAGCTTTATCCTAGGGGGTTTTATAAATACGCTAAATATTTTAAAGATACGATATGTTTAAATGATAGCGATTTTGATACCTTACAAGACTTTGCAAACAAATATTATGATGAATTGCTTTTGGCTAAAAAGGGAGTATTGTCAAACAAACTTTTAAAACCTTGTGGCTGCCATACTCCATATAAAAACAATCTTAAACATACTCATCTTAGTATTTTGTGGGCTAAACCTAGTGGATTTAGCGAAGATGATGTAAATACATTCGTAGAGTTTATAAACAATAAAGCAAATAAAATTAAAGGCAATACTACTTTAAAGGGCTTTTTAACTCATCTTAGTAAAACGGCTAAGGCTTATCAAAACGCCTTTTATAAAGCCTTGGAAGATGAAAAGGCGTTGCTAGAAAATAAAACCACAAATGATAAAGAGTTAAAAAAGATTTTAGAGCAATATGAAAAAGCCTACGAGCTAATAACAAGCCAAGAGATATTTAAAAATGTAGCTAAAAGCGATAAGTTAAAAACTATGATAAATCAGCTACTTCAGACTACAAACATAATCTTAGATGATACTAAGGGGTTTAACAAGCTTTGCAAGGAGCATTCATTACAAAGCTTGTTAAGAACAAGTGGCGAGAAAGCTATGTGTTCGGTATTTGGCTCTGATAGCGCAAGGCTTATAAATGGTAAGGTGGAGATGTATATTGATAGGCTTGCTTATGAGATTGTAAAGGATATAGACTTAAGCAAATCAAAAGAACTTCACGTAAATATAGAGCAAAATGCCTTTAATTTTGAAACAGCGGCAGAAAAGCTTAAGCTTACTAAAAGAAAACCAAAAGAGCATTTTGTGATATGCCCTTATAGTGGGGAAAAGCTAAATCTAAATAATGCTGAATATGATCATATCTTACCAAGAAGTAAATGTGAATATAATTCAGAAGCGAATTTAATACCTGTAAAATCATACGAAAATCTTAGGAAAAAAGATGCTTATATGATGTTTGATGCTTTGCATGAAAATTATAAAAACAATCTTTATAAACAATGTAAAGTAAGCAATGAAAAAGAGTTTAAAGCCTTTATAAATGATACTTTAAGCAAAATAAACCCAGATGATTATACAAACTACAAAAACCTAAAATACTATGAGCAAATCGCCTTTAGACACGCACTTTTTATGCCTGATGAGAGCTTTTATACTAAAGCCTTAGAATTATTAAAACAAGATAAATTAAAAACCACAACCAACGGCACTCAAAAACGCCTTGCTAAACTAATAGTTCAAAAGGCACTAGCTAAAAATAAAGATTTAAATATTTATGTAAAATTCGTAGATAGTAGGCTAACAAGTGCTATAAGACATGAGCTAAGCAAGAATTTACCAGAGTTAAAAAAGGAAGAAAAACAGCAAAGTCATAGCCATTGTATAGATGCTAGTGTGGTGTTTTATATAGCAAATGCTGCAAAAGATAGTAAAACTACCATTATAAACGATATATCAAATAAATTTGAGCCAAAATATGATTTTAATGAGATTTATCTACAAGAAAGCATTATGAAAAGCCCAAAAAGTAAGGTATATTTAGAGCTAGAACAAAAAGAAATCTCAAGAAAACAGCTTTTTAAGGATACGATTTATTCGCTTAGATATGAAAAAGCTGAAAGTTTGAGTGATGAGCATGTAAGTATTTTAAAAGAGCTTGATTTATTAATGGAGGTTAAAAAACTTAAATCAGTGAAAGTGCATATAAATACCAAAAAGGTTTTCGATTTAATCTTTGCAAGTTTTAAGGCAAAAGATATAAAAACGCTAGAAAAAATCAAATTTTTGGATAAATTTTTGGTATCAAGTGTGAGAAAAGATATTTTGGATATATTTTTTGATGCTAAAAACAAAGAATTAATCAAGCCAAAAGATAAGGGTGCGAATATAGAAAAATTCTATGAAATCCTAGTAAAAAATGGTGTAAAAGATAAAAGTGAAGTAGAAAAAATCCAAAAACTTTATATAGATAGTTTTTATACAGGCAATCAAAAAAATATAAAAAGAGCTAGAGATAAACGCCGTGTTACATACTCGCTAAGTGTGGCTGGTGGGGCTAATTTTGTAGTGCGTAGAAATACGGGTTATGAGGGTTTAGCAAATGAAAATATCGCTACTAAAAATTATTTTGATAAAGATAAAATAGTGGGTATAAAATATTACACCAAGAATGTTTTACCTTGCAAGATAGAGGATATTATTAAGATTTTATCGCTTAGCGATAACGCTGCTGAGATTTATAAACTTAGCATTACTAAAGACTTACCGCAAAAGATAATTAAACTTGAGTATGAAGTGAGTCAAGCTGATAGGCATACTGTTAAAGTATATTTTGATAAGGTTAAATTAGGCTATGATTTAAATATTTTTAAGGGTGATTTGAGTTTAAAAAACGAAGAATGGGTAAAGTTTTGTAATGAGTGCTTAATAAGCGAATTCGCAGAGTTTTTAGGTAAGCCAAGGGATTATAAAGCTAGTATTATTTGTGATAATTTTAGTGTTTTGGGTTTTAGCTACTCAGCAGATAGGACTTCAAAAGCAAATAGAGAGATTATGAAAGATAATATATGCTAAAACATCTAGTAGTGGATAGCTACGGGGTGTATTTAGGGTTAAAATCAGCAAGATTAATAGTCAAAAAAGATGGAGTTTTATTAAAAGAATACCCACTTAAAAACCTAAAAACCATAAGCATAAAATCTCGTGGAGTAGGGCTAAGTAGTGATTTAGCCTACGCTTGTGGGATGCGTGGAGTTAAGATATTTTTTAACGACTTTAAATCTCATTTAGCCCTACATACTTTGCACGAACATAAAAGCGTAAATGTGATAAAACATCAGATTTTAAGCGAGCAAAACGGAAAAGACCTAGCCTTAGCAAAAGAGCTAATTATAGGTAAAATCAAAAATCAACGCTCTACGATTTTATACTTTTCAAGACATAAAAACCAAGAAAAAGCTAAACTCATCTCAAACAAACTCTCGCTTTTAATAGGAGAACTTAAAAAATTTAAGCTTAGCAAAGATGAGATTTTTGGTATAGAAGGAAGTGCTGCGGCTATGTATTTTAAATATCTTAGCGAGTGTGAACTTTTAGGCGATGAATTTATAAATCGCACGGGCAGATTTGCAGAAGATAATATAAACAAAGCCTTAAACTATGGTTATGCGATACTTCAAAATCACATTTATAAATGCGTGATAAACGCTGGACTTAATCCTTATTTTGGGGTGCTTCATAGCCTAAGAAGTGCTAAACCATCGCTAGTTTTAGATATCATGGAAGAGTATAGAAGCTTTGTAGTAGATAGAAATGTAATCAAATTAAGCAATCGTCTAAAAGGCGATTTTGCCGAGCATAAAAAATTCATAGCACAACAAATCATAAATTCTTTAAGTAAAAAACTAAACTACAATCACTCCAAACTAAGCCTAGAAAGTATTATGCAAAGGCAAGTTTATAAGCTTAGTGGTTTTTTGTGTGGTGCTAATAATTATCATTCTTATGTGTTTAGGTGGTAAATGTATCTTGTAAGTTATGATATTGAAAATACAAAAAATAGAACAAAACTTTTTGAAGAATTAAAAGATTTAGGGCTTTTAAATATCCAAAAATCAGTTTTTTATGGAGAGCTTAGCAAAAGTGAGATAAAGGTGGTAAAGGAACTTTTTAAAAAGCTTTGTGGTGATGAAGACAAGGCGTTTTTATGTAGATGCAAGATAGATTTAAATGATACGCACGGATATAAAAAGGCTGATTTAGAGCAAGTGGAGTTTGATTTTGTATAAATATGTTTGCGGAATTTAAATAGGATTTTTATGGAACTTTTAAAGGCTAGTTTGATTAGGCAGTTTGTTTTTTGTCCTAGGATATTTTATTTTTATAATTTTTGTGATATTACGCCAAAGTATCCTAAACATGTGGATTTTGGTAATGAATTTCATGTAATTCAAGATGAGCTTTTTAAAAGTCGCACATTTGCTAAGTTTGGCTTAAGCGAATATAAAGCCTATAAAAATCAATATTTAGAAGATGATGAGCTTTGTGGGGTTTGCGATATGCTTTTTGTTGGAGAGAACGAAGTGGTGGTGCTGGAGTTTAAACATAGCGATAATCTAAACCTTAGCAATGGGGCAAAAATGCAGCTACTCGCATACGCAAAAATGGCTAGTAAAACTTACGCTAAACCTTGTGTAAGAATGATTTTATGCTCATCAAATCATCTAAAGCATAAGGTTTTTAAGGTTTTTCCAGATGATTTTGCTAGGCTTAATAAGATTATAAAAGATATGAAAAATCTTTTAGATAACGGAGTTTTTCCAAACAGCAGTGCCAGCCTTAACGCTTGTAATCAGTGCGAATTTTTTAATTATTGTGATGATAGGGAGTGAATTTTATTTATAATTAATAACAAAAGAGATTTTTATATTATGCGCTTGTTTTGGTATTTTGTTTTTTATTTTTTTTATTGTTTGTTTTGTTTCTTTCATAAATATTTCATGCGGACATTCGGTTATGTTTATGCTTAAACCATCTTTACTCACAATGAAATTCCCAGCAACTTTTCCTTGAATATTTAGCAATTTTGCTTTTTTAGGATATTTTTTATACTTATTTAAAAGAGCATTAATTTGCATTGCTAATTGCTGATTGTTATTACCATTACTTGCGTTGTTTGTTATATTTTCACCGTTTGTCGGACTAGGCTTTGTAATGTTGTTATTTCCTAAATCTGTTGGTTGTGATTTTGCTTCAGTTTTACTTATATTTTGTACTTTTTTAGTATGTTTTTTTACTATTTTTTTGGGCTTTATTTCTTTTTTAATACCTTCATCTTGAGGTATTTTTTTTACTACTTCTTCTACTATGGGTTCGGGTTTTATAAAGCTAAAATTACCAGCATTCATATTGATTGCATTTTGCTTACTTAATTCTTCTTTTTTATCAAGTTTAATATTTAGCACAGCATAAAGTTGTAAACAAAAAACTATTATAAAAATTATAGTAAATCTCATTTTTCAAGCCTTGTAATAATTGAGTAATTATTTATATTGTTATCTTTTAGTATTTGAATTACTTTTATGAAGTCTTTAAAAAATGTTTCTTCATCGCAGATAATATTAAGCTTTTCATTTTTATTTAAAAGATTTATTAATTCATCAAGTAAAATTGTATTTTCGTTATATTTTAGCTCTCCTAATTTATTTATTATTAAAACATTTGCATCTGTATTTGCTTTAATTTCGCTTTTGCTAATAGGTGGACTTACATCAATGGCTTTGTATTTTACAAAACTTTGTACGCTAAGAGTTATTATTATAATTACTAGCATTACATCAATTAGTGGGATTATATTTAAGGTTGGCTTATTCATTTGCTTTACTTAAAAGATTATTTATTTTTTTATATTTTACATAAAGCTTTGCGTTACATCTATCAAAAATATTAAATAAAACTAATGCAATTATTGCAACCACAAGTCCGCCCGCAGTAGCCTTTAAAGCAGCACTTAATGTACTTATTATTTTTTGAGTATCATCAATATTATTAAATCCCATCATAATGCCAAAAACAGTTCCTAATAAACCAATATATGGGGCATTTTGAGCTATTATTGAAAGAATAATAAGATTTTTACTAGTGCTTAGTTCAAATTCTTCTAAACTTTTATAATTTTCGTATTTAAAAAAACAATAAAAAACAACTCTTTCAAGCATTACAGCAATGCTTAAAGCGTTCATAATAGCTAAAATAGAAAAAACTATAATATCAACCTCGTATTCTAAATGTAATAATTCAAACATTAAAAATTCGCTCCTATTTCAAAATAAAACGCTCTTCCTTGTAAAACACTATATTTTCCTTGAGGCCTTTTTGTGTTAAATACATTTGTTATATCAATACTTGCATAAGTATCAACTTTTTTAATTTTTTGTTCGTATTTAAACTTTAGGTCGTATAAAATGCTAGATTTTTGATGTGTAACTTCATAAGCTTTCATCTTTGTTGTATCGTTTAAAATATAATCATATGAGTTTTCATAATCAAAACCTGCTTCATAATGAATAAAATTTACTAGCGTAAAATTATTGTATTTATGAGTTGTAGCAAGTCTTAAAGTCCAAGGTTTAGAAAAGTTTAATATAGGCTTATTTTCTATTTTTATAACTTTTCCTTCCCACATAATATTTTCTTTATCATATACCCTTCCATTTTTATCAGGCATTGTGCTGCTATCAAGTAAGCTAAAAAGGTCGGTTGTGTAATCTTGTATATTTTTTTTATGTATTGTGTAATTTGCTATTAGGGCAAAATCATTTTTGATACCAAAAATATCAATATTATTTGCATTTGCTAAGGTTAAACTAAAATTATGATTTTTAATTTTGCCAATATTTGCATAATATGTTTTTTCCTTTCCATCAGCTTCAATTATTCCTAATCTTTTTGACTTTGCTGTCATTATTTGCTCTTTTGAATTTCTAAAAACATATTTAAAGTCAAAATTAAAATTAGATATTTTTTGATGATATAAAAACGCTATTTCATCATCATAAGGAGTTTTTAATTTTTTATTACTCATTTTAGCTTCTTTAAAATCCGCTATTAGTTTCCAAGAATCTTGAGCTGTTTTTCTTGTGTATGTTTGATTTGATGAGGAAATCATAGAATTTAAAATATAAGCATAAGGCATTCTTCCATAATATCTTGCATAGCCAAGTTTTATTTTACTATCATCGTTAAATTCATAACTTGCTTTAATTCTAGGGGCTAGATTAAAATTATTATATAAATCATTATAATCAGCTCTAGCACCAAATCTAAAAGTAAAATCATTGTAATTAAACTCATCTTCTAAATAAAAAGCATAATAATTTTGTCTTATTTTATGCAATGTGCCATCATATTTTAGCAAGGTAGATAAAAACTGACCGCTATTATTAAAAGAATTATCCTTTAAACAAGCTTCATCATTAGCTAAACAATCACCCGTTAATTTTGTAGCTCTTGCATAAATTGCAGCACTTGGGTCTATTTGATGTTTAATGCTGGTTTTATCAAATACAAAACCGCTGTTTAAAGTGTTGTTATCAAAAAAATATTTAAAATCAAAATCTAGCGATAGGGTATTTTGCTCCTTATTTACTTTAGTAGTTGAACCTTCTTTTGCTATTTTAGAATTACTCCAATTATTTATATTAGAGCTTTGCCATATTTTCATAATGCTAGTATCAGATTTTCTATTATAATTAAGCTTAGAATAAGATATGTTTGAATCTAATTCAAAGATATCATTTGAGTAAAACAAGTTAATTTTAGAAATTAAATTGTTTTGATTTAATTCATAGTAACCATTTTTATTATCACTTGCATTGTATTGTTCAAAGCTTGGTGCGTAAAAAATGCTAGGTGTTAATATATAATCATTATTAGTTATGTAGTTTAATTTTAATAAAAGATTTTGATTAATATTTTTAATTTTATATGTATTTTTATTAAAAGTATTGCTAGGCTTTGTTTTAATACTTCTTAAATCTGAAAAATTAAATAAAATTCCCAATTTTTCATTAAATTTTCCAGATAAAGCAAAATTGCTATTATATTTTTGCCATGTCTTTGAACTTGTGTTTGATAAGTCGTTTTCATAAGTAGAAATTCTTGCTTGGCAAGATTTATCGCTATAATCACAATCAGGGTATAAGGTTTTAGTTAATTTGCTAGATGTAAAACCAAAATTAATATATCCGCTAAAATCTTTACTAGGATTTTTTGTTTTACTATTAATGATCCCGCCTGTAAAATTACCGTATCTAGCAGGGAT
It encodes the following:
- a CDS encoding MotA/TolQ/ExbB proton channel family protein, with amino-acid sequence MFELLHLEYEVDIIVFSILAIMNALSIAVMLERVVFYCFFKYENYKSLEEFELSTSKNLIILSIIAQNAPYIGLLGTVFGIMMGFNNIDDTQKIISTLSAALKATAGGLVVAIIALVLFNIFDRCNAKLYVKYKKINNLLSKANE
- a CDS encoding energy transducer TonB codes for the protein MRFTIIFIIVFCLQLYAVLNIKLDKKEELSKQNAINMNAGNFSFIKPEPIVEEVVKKIPQDEGIKKEIKPKKIVKKHTKKVQNISKTEAKSQPTDLGNNNITKPSPTNGENITNNASNGNNNQQLAMQINALLNKYKKYPKKAKLLNIQGKVAGNFIVSKDGLSINITECPHEIFMKETKQTIKKIKNKIPKQAHNIKISFVINYK
- a CDS encoding TonB-dependent receptor plug domain-containing protein, whose product is MKKSLIFILLSKYLLAQINVGEIEVFNTNSTPIIENNIYNKEFLNNITNANKDISSILKYNPNVSFDVSNNSSFDGANIKPDNISINGSLFYQNNFTLDGISITNDIDPAGSNTALDDKGQFSTPSQGIFLNTNILDNIELLDSFIPARYGNFTGGIINSKTKNPSKDFSGYINFGFTSSKLTKTLYPDCDYSDKSCQARISTYENDLSNTSSKTWQKYNSNFALSGKFNEKLGILFNFSDLRSIKTKPSNTFNKNTYKIKNINQNLLLKLNYITNNDYILTPSIFYAPSFEQYNASDNKNGYYELNQNNLISKINLFYSNDIFELDSNISYSKLNYNRKSDTSIMKIWQSSNINNWSNSKIAKEGSTTKVNKEQNTLSLDFDFKYFFDNNTLNSGFVFDKTSIKHQIDPSAAIYARATKLTGDCLANDEACLKDNSFNNSGQFLSTLLKYDGTLHKIRQNYYAFYLEDEFNYNDFTFRFGARADYNDLYNNFNLAPRIKASYEFNDDSKIKLGYARYYGRMPYAYILNSMISSSNQTYTRKTAQDSWKLIADFKEAKMSNKKLKTPYDDEIAFLYHQKISNFNFDFKYVFRNSKEQIMTAKSKRLGIIEADGKEKTYYANIGKIKNHNFSLTLANANNIDIFGIKNDFALIANYTIHKKNIQDYTTDLFSLLDSSTMPDKNGRVYDKENIMWEGKVIKIENKPILNFSKPWTLRLATTHKYNNFTLVNFIHYEAGFDYENSYDYILNDTTKMKAYEVTHQKSSILYDLKFKYEQKIKKVDTYASIDITNVFNTKRPQGKYSVLQGRAFYFEIGANF
- a CDS encoding ExbD/TolR family protein, with protein sequence MNKPTLNIIPLIDVMLVIIIITLSVQSFVKYKAIDVSPPISKSEIKANTDANVLIINKLGELKYNENTILLDELINLLNKNEKLNIICDEETFFKDFIKVIQILKDNNINNYSIITRLEK